In Pseudomonas sp. MYb327, one DNA window encodes the following:
- a CDS encoding iron ABC transporter permease, with the protein MPEILPVGVAETTPTHLRRRSRGVFASRGGAWVVGLSVLVSLLALLPIAYVIGVSLQTGWDTVVTLVFRPRVGELLVNTLLLVLLTIPLCITLGVTLAWLTERTNLPGRRWWSLLATAPLAVPAFVHSYAWVSLVPPIHGLFAGVLVSVIAYFPFLYLPVAATLRRLDPAIEDVAESLGLKPWAVFFRVVLPQLRLAICGGALLVGLHLLAEYGLYAMIRFDTFTTAIFDQFKSTFNGPAAHMLASVLALFCLLMLTVESAARGTARYARVGSGSAREQRIVCLGLSSKTLAFALLIITCVLALGVPLMTLGRWLIAGGMEVWDLTELWPALQQTLLFGVAGAALTTCAAIPIAWLSIRSPGRLQRLLESCNYITSSLPGIVVALALVTVTIHFARPIYQTTITVLLAYLLMFLPRALVSLRAGIAQAPVELENIARSLGRSPARALWLITLRLAAPGAAAGAALVFLAITNELTATLLLAPNGTRTLATGFWAMTSEIDYAAAAPYALLMIVLSMPLTGLLYHQSKKTAGR; encoded by the coding sequence ACGACACCCACCCATCTGCGTCGACGATCACGCGGCGTGTTTGCAAGCCGCGGTGGCGCGTGGGTGGTCGGTTTGTCGGTGCTGGTTTCGTTGCTGGCGCTGCTACCGATTGCCTATGTCATCGGCGTGTCGTTGCAAACCGGCTGGGATACCGTTGTTACCCTGGTGTTCCGGCCACGGGTCGGTGAACTGCTGGTTAACACCCTGTTGCTGGTGCTGCTGACGATTCCCTTGTGCATCACCCTGGGAGTGACGCTGGCCTGGTTGACGGAACGCACCAATTTGCCCGGTCGGCGCTGGTGGTCGTTGCTGGCGACCGCGCCGCTGGCGGTGCCCGCGTTCGTGCACAGCTACGCATGGGTCAGTCTGGTTCCGCCGATTCACGGCTTGTTCGCCGGCGTGCTGGTGTCGGTGATCGCTTACTTTCCGTTCCTTTACCTGCCGGTTGCAGCGACCCTGCGCCGGCTCGATCCGGCCATTGAAGATGTCGCCGAATCTTTGGGGCTGAAACCCTGGGCGGTATTTTTCCGCGTGGTACTACCGCAGTTGCGCCTTGCGATTTGCGGCGGCGCCCTGCTCGTCGGTCTGCACTTGCTGGCCGAATACGGTTTGTACGCGATGATCCGCTTCGACACCTTCACCACAGCGATCTTCGATCAGTTCAAATCCACCTTCAACGGTCCTGCCGCACACATGCTGGCCAGTGTGTTGGCACTGTTCTGCCTGCTGATGTTGACGGTGGAGTCAGCGGCCCGTGGCACCGCGCGCTATGCCCGCGTTGGTTCGGGTAGCGCCCGAGAGCAACGTATCGTATGCCTGGGCCTTTCGTCGAAAACCCTCGCCTTTGCCCTGCTGATCATCACCTGCGTTCTCGCCCTGGGCGTGCCATTGATGACGCTCGGTCGATGGCTGATCGCCGGGGGCATGGAAGTCTGGGACCTGACCGAACTGTGGCCGGCGCTGCAGCAAACCCTGCTGTTCGGCGTGGCGGGGGCGGCGTTAACCACCTGTGCAGCGATCCCGATTGCCTGGCTGTCGATCCGCTCCCCCGGACGACTGCAACGCCTGCTGGAAAGCTGCAACTACATCACCAGCTCATTACCGGGAATTGTCGTTGCGCTGGCCTTGGTGACGGTCACGATCCATTTTGCCCGGCCGATTTACCAGACCACGATCACTGTGCTGCTGGCTTACCTGCTGATGTTCCTGCCGCGCGCGTTAGTGAGCCTGCGTGCCGGCATCGCCCAGGCGCCGGTGGAGCTGGAAAACATCGCCCGCAGCCTGGGCCGTTCGCCGGCCCGGGCATTGTGGCTGATCACCCTGCGCCTGGCCGCACCGGGGGCCGCAGCTGGCGCTGCATTGGTCTTCCTGGCGATCACCAATGAACTGACCGCTACCCTGCTGCTCGCCCCGAACGGGACGCGCACCCTGGCGACCGGGTTCTGGGCGATGACCAGCGAAATCGATTACGCCGCGGCGGCACCCTATGCCCTGTTGATGATTGTGCTATCGATGCCGCTGACCGGACTCCTTTATCACCAATCCAAAAAAACGGCTGGCCGATGA